Proteins from a single region of Puntigrus tetrazona isolate hp1 chromosome 2, ASM1883169v1, whole genome shotgun sequence:
- the LOC122356618 gene encoding interferon-induced protein 44-like has product MSTVTSSLNKWQKNKLCSLLNHANLCLLFKASVHGFTAAAFHQKCNMQGPTVIVAYNKAGYVFGAFTSKDFRQTNQNTADDKAFLFSFNDKEMKEDPLRVVSGNPQYAFTDNGPNFGSLVFLHNNTATVHSNPGTYQFVPQKMHGNNLQLAECEVYRVEDSRGLMEKPWRNVQWNSEKRQAHLSTISSWKPSVNSVKQARILLVGPVGAGKSSFFNSINSVFKGYVSIQANTGIAGTSLTTQFRTYYIKPSNSVTHVPFTLCDSMGLEDGENSGLDVEDFTSILKGHVQDKYQFNPLVPIQPGSPHFNKSPGLKDKIHCVVYVIDISRVKLLPDKMIEKFVAFRKKANHLSIPQLVLLTKVDEACPLVAEDVKNVYQSHYINTMMQEISTKLGVSLSAVVPVKNYYQELEIDSQTDILLLNAVVQMLRAAEGYFDDFYNPEEKSE; this is encoded by the exons ATGAGCACTGTGACATCAAGCTTGAATAAATGGCAGAAGAATAAGCTCTGCTCATTGCTCAACCATGCTAACCTCTGCCTGCTGTTCAAAGCCAGTGTGCATGGGTTCACTGCTGCTGCATTTCACCAAAAGTGCAATATGCAGGGACCAACTGTCATTGTAGCTTACAATAAGGCTGGATACGTTTTTGGAGCTTTCACTAGCAAGGATTTCCGCCAAACCAACCAAAATACTGCGGATGACAAAGCTTTTCTCTTTAGCTTTAATGACAAAGAAATGAAAGAGGATCCTCTGCGTGTTGTCAGTGGAAATCCCCAGTACGCTTTTACTGACAATGGTCCAAACTTTGGCTCTTTAGTGTTTCTTCACAATAATACAGCCACTGTCCACAGTAATCCAGGAACATACCAGTTTGTTCCACAGAAGATGCATGGGAATAACTTACAGCTGGCAGAATGTGAGGTGTACAGAGTGGAGG ATAGCAGAGGACTTATGGAGAAACCATGGAGAAATGTGCAGTGGAACTCTGA gAAGAGACAGGCACACTTGAGCACCATCTCTAGCTGGAAGCCTTCTGTTAACTCAGTCAAACAGGCTCGGATTCTTTTGGTGGGTCCAGTAGGAGCTGGGAAATCAAGCTTCTTCAACTCCATCAACTCTGTGTTCAAAGGTTATGTGAGCATTCAGGCTAACACTGGCATTGCTGGCACCAGTTTGACTACTCAG TTCCGTACCTACTACATCAAGCCAAGCAACAGTGTCACCCATGTCCCCTTTACTCTGTGTGACTCGATGGGTCTGGAGGACGGTGAAAACTCTGGTCTAGATGTAGAGGATTTTACCAGTATTTTGAAAGGTCACGTTCAAGACAAGTATCAG TTTAACCCATTAGTGCCTATACAGCCAGGCTCCCCTCATTTCAATAAATCTCCTGGCTTGAAGGACAAGATTCACTGTGTGGTTTACGTGATTGACATCAGCAGAGTCAAGCTCCTGCCTGACAAAATGATTGAGAAGTTTGTGGCTTTTCGAAAGAAAGCCAACCATCTAT CTATTCCTCAGCTGGTTCTGCTTACTAAGGTGGATGAGGCCTGTCCTTTAGTGGCAGAAGACGTGAAAAATGTCTACCAGAGCCACTATATCAACACAATG ATGCAGGAGATCAGCACTAAGCTTGGAGTTTCTCTGTCTGCTGTGGTCCCAGTGAAAAACTACTACCAAGAACTGGAAATAGACTCTCAAACTGACATACTGCTTCTGAATGCTGTGGTTCAGATGCTCAGAGCCGCTGAGGGctattttgatgatttttacAATCCAGAAGAAAAGTctgagtaa